Within Rhododendron vialii isolate Sample 1 chromosome 12a, ASM3025357v1, the genomic segment TGGGTTTTGCCATTGGAGTGGATGATACGAAAGAGACCTTAGAGACCTTTAACTCATTTGAGTAAGGTAAGGGCTAGAGATTCTCAGCTTTGTTTGAAATCAAGGAAAGGACCctcctttgtttggtttgtttgaaATCAAGGAAAGGAGTTTGGTTTGtttgagaagagaaagagagaagaaaataatatcaaattttgGGAATAGCAaattttttcctctcatttctctcccacTTTCCCTAAgttttaaacaaagcataaaatagTAAACTTTTACAAGTTCAAAATTgggacatatatatatgtatatagagttaggttccggtgagggattcctcattttattaaaatgcgggactccccttcccgattgaatttcgattattcgagccgctcaaagtgatcagaacgtgattttaatggtccccgtgagaaaaaaactgctcggatgacgcccttcccggttattttttttgctgatttctagcggggacccttaaaattacgttctgaacacattgaacggtttggattttcaaaatttgatcgagaaatgaaagtccctcattttgttgaGGGAttcctcacttgaaaattcctctgtgtatatatacatatatatatatatatatatatatacatacagtcagtttcaaatgagggagtccttattttagttaaaatgcggacctcctcatttctcccatttttcgatcgaatttcgatgatccgagccgctcaatgtgttcaaaatgtgattttaagggtacccgcgagaaatcggccaaaaaaaatgaccggaaagagcttcatccaagcagtttttgtttgaaccgttcgataaaaaacaaacaaaaactgctcggatgaagcccttcccggtcatttttttttctgatttctcgcggatacccttaaaatcacgttctgaacacattgagcggctcggatcatcgaaattcaatcaggaaaggGAGATctgtattttattaaaatgaggtggtccttacgggagacggactatatatacatatatatgtatatatatatatttctggtgacccttaaaaaaacctctaaaaaaaccctccaaatcttaatctcatagttttcgatcaaattttgataatccgggtcgctcaatgtgttcagaacgtgattttaagggtgcccatgagaaattggcaaaaaaaataaccgggaagggcttgatttgagcagttttttattgaaccgttcaataaagttcaataaaaaactgttcagataaagcccttcccggtcattttttttgctgatttctcgcaggtacctttaaaatcacgttctgattacattgagcaactcggatcatcaaaattcgatcggaaacttggggggatttttttagaggttttatatatatatagttcgaTTGTGTATCAATGCCAATGTTAtcaataccgttccgtaccggccggtacgtaccattttttgacaaaatccggTACCCTACACCTCTAATTTCGTTCCGGCTCATATACCGATCGGTACCAGCTAGTACCGGCCAATACCGGATAGTACCGGACtactttcaaatttattttttttcttcaagtaccaGACAATACCAGTCAATACCGGACGGTACTGGGCAAATACCGGATGGTACCGGACAAATActggattttttctttttttttaatttttaaaaagtgtatattatactataaatttttttaagtaggaaaataacactaatagcgatcaatccgaaacggtacccggtatttgaccggtaccaATACGTACCGTACCAATAAAAAAACCAGTACcctggccggtacggtattcagaacattgatCAATGCTTAGGGTGTATCAATGGAGAGCCGGCCCCGAAAAGACACACAAGCCCACATCCTTCGGCAACCCCCTACCTGCATGCatggggcaacaaaaaaaaattcctgtaATGTAAACCTAACAAGtaacttgtatgtctttttattttttatgctttaataGTAAGTAGACAACCAAATTTAGGGTCGAATCTGAGCAGTTCAAACATCGAGACCGGCACTGTATCAATGTTTTAGGTGCAATAAGGTGGAGTGCTCAATTCTTATGAAGATGGTGTTAATACCTTGTTGATAAGTTAAGATAGAAATTTTAGTAATTAATTCTATtacatgattgaaaaaaaaaatggttgaactTCTACTTCGGAGACTCCTTTTTCAAAAGATTAGCCGTATCTACTTTGTAACAGTATAACTAGTTTGTCGGAAGAGAACGAAGGGTAGCCCCAGAAAGTCTGCTTGCGCAGCAGCCATGCACAGACCAGTTTTACGCCCGTCTCGGGTCTttcaaagatgatcggagccattcattttgttcaaaatacttcgtttatgaaattttgaagcaaagttagatgattcgtaaacacccctcccgatatcggattgaggtgattttttacagggaccataaacgaagtattttgaacaaaatgaatggctccgatcatctttgcgagacccgaGACGAGCGCTAAACTGGTCTGTGCACGGCTGCTGTGCAGCCTTTGCTGTGCAAGTAGCAGCGTTGTAGCCCAAGTGATAAGGTGCTCCCTTTGCCAGAACAAAATCTTGGATTGGAAAGTTACTTTGCAAGATACAGGCATCATGTCACTGTAACCTGGAAAACAATAGGCTTGGAGTGCATTGGCAATGATCATTGTATGTGACGATTCCTTATGTGATGTCAAATGGGATTTAACAAAGGTCTCATTCATGTTGAAAgtcaatgttttttttcttttgttgataaGTATGTTGAAAGTCAAGTTGCTTGAACATCAATATGTATCGGAACAAATTTATTTGTCACAAGAAAATGGACGATTAATTTTTACTATCTCCGACTAACCTACGCTCTTATAGATATATAGTAACGTAGTCTTACAAAATGAATAGCTCAAATCATCGAATAGAGCTGTAGTGGATCTTAATTTGTGTCTTGTGAATGATTACCTGAGGGAATCTTGATACATACTTCGCTTGAATATAATCATCGTAAATACATTAATTGTTACTTAGCTAATTATATCaaaacatatataaaaaaacaaaaataaaacagaaaCATCACATTTACATCTTCCCACTAATTAGCCAACTGCCCAACTCAAGCGCTATGCTTGTTCAACTACAAGCACTAAAAATGCTACACCATACACATATAAAAAGCAGCATTTCTGCATTTCAACCACTGCCTCAACGCAAATCGCATATTTCTAACCTGATATTAGGATTAACGTAGACGTTGGAGCAGTGCTCGTATATGGGACTCCCCTCCGCAGGTTCTCTATGAGGGTGGTATTCCGTCTCTTGGCACTCCTTCAGTATGCTCATCCCACCTGGGTCTGATAGCCTGAATATTCCATAGCTCCTGAGATCACATCACTcagtaacttctaaaggtgaaATGCTCTTATATTGTCCAACTTAAACACCATAAGCTGCCGATTGAAACATGTAGGCAGTTTTCTTGGAGAGAGATGTAAGCTTCTTGAAACTGTGCAATTCCTTTTGATATGGAAATTGTATCGATTCTTGCGGTGATACTTTGTGAGGAGTCAGGTGAGTCTAAACCCACGTAGGGCCATGGTAAGTTACCGCACTTCATGATTATCGCTGTCATGCAAATATTATGAAGTGCGACTTTTTAGAGCTACACATTTACATGGTGTTCTATTTGCTGCTGATCAAAATGTACTTGTTTCACCAATTTGTCGATGGACACGTA encodes:
- the LOC131310272 gene encoding AMSH-like ubiquitin thioesterase 2: MIQGSVVLCALAHLVLLFQVMVPEAIAIVMAPTDTRRSYGIFRLSDPGGMSILKECQETEYHPHREPAEGSPIYEHCSNVYVNPNIRLEICDLR